Proteins co-encoded in one uncultured Draconibacterium sp. genomic window:
- a CDS encoding prolyl oligopeptidase family serine peptidase: MKFLKKLTVFCIVSLLWFGAVAQVDIEYQKPAKEILELIDAPAVPSAAFDAKNENIVLLHRNQFKSIAELSEPELRLAGLRINPVTNIGSRTRYYSNISLMKVGEPEEIEVSNVPPSERLANFTWSPDQSKMAFTNTVEEGVELWVLDINEATCKKLTDAKLNANIGSAFEWFEDNSRLLVKMLPDDKKPLIDKSTAVPTGPKVSVSDGQKAQNRTYQDLLKDKADEYNFKQLVRSTLYTVDLDGNTSQWKETAMYTGLGFSPNGEYILVTTLGEPFSYLVTYYRFPSKTSIYDKSGRLIKVIRDVPLEEVRPKGFMSTTKEMRSLRWRADKPATIFYVKALDEGDPAIEVDFRDELFTLDAPFDGEPKSILKTQQRFRRVIWGNDDVAIATDEWWNTRNEKTYLFSPGDASVDPVVLFDRNVNDRYNDPGSFVTTKNELGTYTLEMDKNTLYLTGSGYSPEGRRPFFDAYNLQTKETKRLWRADGETTLENITRVIDAQKGVLLTRVETSTQYPNYYIRNIKKRIAPQPVTFFKNPYQSIANIHKEIINYKREDGLDLSGTLYLPAGYDRTKKEKLPMVMWAYPREYKDKSAAGQVTSSPHTFTYPSYGSIIFWVTRGYAVLDDAAFPIVGEGDKEPNDSFREQLVANAKAAIDAVDEMGYIDRERVAVGGHSYGAFMTANLLSHCDLFAAGIARSGAYNRTLTPFGFQSEERTYWEAPDVYYTMSPFMHADKMKTPLLLIHGIADNNSGTYPMQSERYFNALKGLGAPVRLVMLPKESHGYSARESILHMLWEQDQWLEKYVKNKK; the protein is encoded by the coding sequence ATGAAATTCTTGAAAAAACTCACTGTATTTTGTATTGTTTCTTTATTATGGTTTGGAGCTGTTGCCCAGGTAGATATTGAGTACCAAAAGCCAGCCAAAGAAATTCTGGAATTAATTGATGCTCCGGCAGTTCCTTCGGCCGCTTTCGATGCTAAAAATGAAAACATTGTTTTGCTGCACCGGAACCAGTTTAAAAGTATTGCAGAACTATCGGAACCCGAACTACGATTAGCAGGTTTACGAATTAATCCGGTTACCAACATTGGCAGCCGAACACGTTACTACTCCAATATTTCGTTAATGAAAGTTGGCGAACCGGAAGAAATTGAGGTCAGTAATGTGCCACCAAGTGAACGACTCGCTAATTTCACATGGTCGCCCGACCAAAGTAAAATGGCTTTTACCAACACAGTTGAAGAAGGTGTTGAATTATGGGTACTGGATATTAATGAAGCCACTTGTAAAAAACTTACCGATGCAAAACTTAACGCCAATATCGGTTCAGCATTCGAGTGGTTTGAAGACAACAGCCGCCTGCTTGTTAAAATGCTGCCCGATGACAAAAAGCCATTGATAGATAAATCAACTGCTGTACCAACCGGGCCGAAAGTTTCGGTAAGCGATGGTCAAAAAGCACAAAACAGAACTTACCAGGATTTGCTAAAAGACAAAGCCGACGAGTATAATTTCAAACAATTAGTTCGTTCAACACTTTACACGGTCGATCTCGATGGAAATACTTCGCAATGGAAAGAAACAGCGATGTATACCGGTCTTGGTTTTTCTCCCAACGGTGAATACATTTTGGTTACCACACTTGGAGAACCTTTTTCGTACCTGGTGACGTATTATCGCTTCCCGTCGAAAACAAGCATTTACGACAAATCGGGGCGGCTGATAAAAGTAATTCGCGATGTTCCTTTGGAAGAAGTACGACCAAAAGGTTTTATGTCTACTACAAAAGAAATGCGCAGCCTTCGTTGGCGTGCCGACAAACCGGCAACTATTTTTTATGTAAAGGCACTTGATGAAGGCGATCCCGCCATTGAAGTTGATTTCAGAGACGAGCTTTTTACACTGGATGCTCCGTTTGATGGCGAACCAAAATCCATATTAAAAACACAACAACGGTTTCGTCGGGTTATTTGGGGAAACGACGACGTTGCAATTGCTACCGACGAGTGGTGGAATACCCGAAATGAAAAAACATACCTTTTCAGCCCGGGCGATGCCTCGGTGGATCCCGTGGTTCTTTTCGATCGGAACGTTAATGACCGATACAATGATCCGGGATCGTTTGTTACCACTAAAAACGAGCTGGGAACTTACACGCTTGAGATGGATAAAAACACGCTCTATCTTACCGGAAGCGGATATTCTCCGGAAGGAAGGCGCCCTTTTTTCGATGCCTATAATTTGCAAACTAAAGAAACAAAACGCTTATGGCGTGCCGACGGAGAAACAACCCTGGAAAATATTACCAGAGTTATTGATGCGCAAAAAGGAGTTTTGTTAACCCGCGTTGAAACCAGTACGCAGTACCCGAATTACTATATCAGAAACATAAAAAAACGTATCGCTCCACAACCGGTTACCTTCTTCAAAAATCCGTACCAAAGTATTGCAAACATTCACAAAGAGATTATTAACTACAAACGTGAAGACGGACTGGATTTATCGGGAACGTTGTATTTGCCTGCCGGTTACGATAGGACTAAGAAAGAAAAGTTACCGATGGTAATGTGGGCTTATCCTCGTGAATACAAAGACAAATCTGCCGCTGGTCAGGTTACTTCGTCGCCACATACGTTTACTTACCCGTCTTACGGATCGATAATTTTTTGGGTAACCCGAGGTTATGCAGTACTCGACGATGCAGCCTTCCCAATTGTTGGCGAGGGAGATAAAGAACCAAACGACAGTTTCCGCGAGCAGCTTGTGGCAAATGCAAAAGCAGCCATCGATGCGGTTGACGAAATGGGTTATATTGATCGGGAACGTGTTGCTGTTGGAGGCCACTCATATGGTGCTTTTATGACGGCTAATTTACTGTCTCACTGCGATCTGTTTGCTGCCGGAATTGCCAGAAGTGGCGCCTACAATCGCACACTCACTCCTTTCGGATTTCAAAGCGAAGAAAGAACCTACTGGGAAGCACCCGATGTTTATTACACCATGAGTCCGTTTATGCATGCCGATAAAATGAAAACGCCACTGTTGCTTATTCACGGCATTGCCGATAACAACTCAGGAACCTACCCAATGCAAAGCGAGCGCTATTTTAATGCGCTGAAAGGTTTGGGTGCACCGGTCAGGTTGGTAATGTTACCAAAAGAAAGCCACGGTTATTCGGCACGCGAATCGATTCTACACATGTTATGGGAGCAGGATCAATGGCTTGAAAAGTATGTAAAGAATAAGAAATAA
- a CDS encoding NADH-quinone oxidoreductase subunit NuoF — MTDYKMHLLICGGTGCKASESDEIKKRLNQLIHDLGLEDEVQVVLTGCFGFCEKGPIVKVLPDNTFYVQVTPNDVVEIVEEHIVKGRPVERLLYTDPNTDEHVSDSKGMDFYKKQIRIALKNCGFINPENIDEYIARDGYQALGKCLSEHSPDDVIKEIKDSGLRGRGGGGFPTGLKWEITKNVENDQKYVVCNADEGDPGAFMDRSILEGDPHSVLEAMAICGYCIGADTGLIYIRAEYPLAIQRLKIAIKQAEEYGLIGDDILGSGFNFRIELRYGAGAFVCGEETALIHSMEGLRGEPTFKPPFPSVSGYMGKPTNVNNVETFANVPVIINKGAEWFSSIGTEKSKGTKVFALAGKINNVGLIEVPMGTTLREVIYDIGGGIKDGKEFKAVQTGGPSGGCLTKDSLDIPIDYDNLLASGSMMGSGGMIVMDENDCMVSIAKFYLDFTLEESCGKCTPCRVGNKRLYELLNKITQGKGEEQDIDKLKELSVVIKDTALCGLGQTSPNPVLSTIKNFEHEYKAHVVEGKCPAGQCKSLLRYDIVEDLCTGCTLCFRNCPVGAISGERRAPHFIDQTLCIKCGVCYEKCKFNAITLT, encoded by the coding sequence ATGACTGACTACAAAATGCATCTTTTAATTTGTGGCGGAACCGGGTGTAAAGCATCGGAAAGCGACGAAATTAAAAAACGGCTAAACCAACTAATTCACGATCTTGGACTCGAAGATGAAGTTCAGGTAGTACTGACAGGTTGTTTTGGTTTTTGCGAAAAAGGACCGATTGTAAAAGTATTGCCCGACAACACTTTCTATGTACAGGTTACTCCTAACGATGTGGTTGAAATTGTGGAAGAACACATTGTAAAAGGCCGTCCTGTAGAACGTTTGTTATATACCGATCCTAATACCGATGAACATGTGAGTGATTCGAAAGGTATGGATTTTTACAAAAAGCAAATCCGTATTGCCCTTAAGAATTGTGGATTTATAAATCCTGAGAATATTGATGAATATATTGCTCGCGATGGCTACCAGGCTTTAGGTAAATGTTTGTCGGAACATTCGCCCGACGACGTTATTAAAGAAATAAAAGATTCTGGATTGCGCGGACGTGGTGGCGGTGGTTTTCCAACCGGATTAAAGTGGGAAATAACTAAAAATGTAGAGAACGATCAAAAGTACGTAGTTTGTAATGCTGATGAGGGCGACCCGGGAGCATTTATGGATCGTTCAATATTAGAAGGAGATCCGCACTCGGTGCTGGAAGCAATGGCCATTTGTGGTTATTGTATTGGAGCCGACACCGGATTGATATACATTCGAGCAGAGTATCCGCTGGCTATTCAACGTTTAAAAATTGCCATTAAGCAAGCCGAAGAGTACGGCCTGATCGGCGATGATATTTTAGGAAGCGGTTTTAATTTTCGCATAGAATTGCGTTATGGTGCAGGGGCCTTCGTTTGTGGCGAAGAAACTGCGCTGATTCACTCGATGGAAGGTTTGCGTGGCGAACCAACATTTAAACCACCGTTCCCATCAGTATCGGGTTACATGGGAAAACCTACCAATGTAAACAATGTTGAAACGTTTGCAAATGTTCCGGTAATTATTAATAAAGGAGCGGAATGGTTTAGCAGTATCGGAACCGAAAAATCAAAAGGAACAAAGGTTTTCGCGTTGGCAGGAAAAATCAATAATGTTGGTTTGATCGAGGTGCCAATGGGAACAACACTTCGCGAAGTTATTTACGATATTGGTGGCGGTATTAAAGACGGAAAAGAGTTTAAAGCCGTTCAAACCGGTGGTCCGTCGGGAGGATGTTTAACGAAAGATTCGCTGGATATCCCGATTGATTACGACAACTTGCTGGCATCCGGATCGATGATGGGATCAGGCGGAATGATCGTGATGGATGAGAACGATTGTATGGTTTCCATTGCCAAGTTCTATCTTGATTTTACGTTGGAAGAGTCGTGCGGAAAATGTACACCTTGTCGTGTTGGTAATAAGCGCCTTTACGAATTGCTCAATAAGATTACCCAGGGAAAAGGAGAAGAACAGGATATTGATAAGTTGAAAGAATTAAGTGTTGTGATAAAGGACACTGCACTTTGTGGTTTAGGGCAAACCTCGCCAAATCCCGTGCTTTCAACCATTAAAAATTTTGAACACGAATATAAGGCACACGTTGTAGAGGGAAAATGTCCGGCAGGCCAGTGTAAATCGCTGTTACGCTACGATATTGTTGAAGACCTGTGTACCGGTTGCACACTTTGTTTCCGCAATTGTCCGGTAGGTGCAATTTCTGGCGAGCGCCGTGCACCGCATTTTATCGACCAGACACTGTGTATCAAATGTGGCGTGTGTTACGAGAAATGTAAATTTAATGCAATAACCCTAACCTAA
- a CDS encoding NAD(P)H-dependent oxidoreductase subunit E, whose translation MPKIKLAENTIQLIKDICVEFENKESELINVLHQVQSKLGYLPAEVQEVIAKELKTSVAKVYGVVTFYSFFTMIPQGENPISICMGTACYVRGAEQVLNEFKRQLKVEVGESTEDGKFSINCLRCVGACGLAPVVTVGEKVYGRVAPTDVKKIIAEYRHH comes from the coding sequence ATGCCAAAAATTAAATTAGCAGAGAATACAATACAACTCATAAAAGATATTTGTGTTGAATTTGAAAATAAGGAAAGCGAACTGATAAATGTACTTCACCAGGTGCAAAGCAAGCTTGGTTATTTGCCTGCCGAAGTGCAGGAAGTAATTGCAAAAGAGCTAAAAACATCGGTGGCAAAAGTGTACGGTGTTGTTACTTTTTACAGCTTTTTCACAATGATTCCTCAAGGTGAGAATCCAATTTCGATTTGTATGGGGACTGCATGTTATGTACGCGGTGCCGAACAGGTTTTAAATGAATTCAAACGCCAATTGAAAGTTGAAGTGGGAGAGTCGACCGAAGATGGTAAGTTTTCAATAAACTGCCTGCGTTGCGTTGGAGCTTGTGGTTTAGCGCCGGTTGTAACCGTTGGCGAAAAAGTATACGGTCGTGTAGCACCTACCGACGTTAAAAAGATTATTGCCGAGTATCGTCATCATTAG
- a CDS encoding NIPSNAP family protein encodes MKSKRILSTVVFIIALFSFSQLFAGNYYQLKVYSLNNPGQQERVDNYLKNTFMKAVHESGIADVGVFKPIETDPDYGKKIFVLIPLKDLNEIEIIEDQLLNTDTDSESSDYINAAHDNPPFERVETIILKAFSEMPNYHKPDFDTPKQEQIFQIRSYEGATEKLYHKKVEMFNEGGEVALFNDLDFNAVFFGEVLAGANMPNLIYMTSFKNIETNKKLWEKFGAHPKWEELKNNKEYANTVSHIDNWLCHPTAYSDF; translated from the coding sequence ATGAAATCTAAACGAATTCTATCAACCGTAGTTTTTATAATTGCACTATTTTCTTTTTCACAACTTTTTGCCGGTAACTACTATCAATTAAAGGTATATAGTTTAAACAATCCCGGTCAGCAAGAACGTGTAGACAACTACTTGAAAAACACTTTTATGAAAGCTGTCCACGAGTCAGGAATTGCCGACGTTGGGGTATTTAAACCAATTGAAACCGATCCGGATTACGGTAAAAAAATATTTGTACTCATTCCTTTAAAAGACTTAAACGAAATTGAAATAATTGAAGATCAACTTCTTAATACTGATACAGATTCTGAAAGTTCCGATTACATTAATGCAGCGCACGACAATCCGCCATTCGAACGTGTTGAGACCATAATTTTAAAAGCATTTTCGGAAATGCCAAACTATCACAAGCCAGATTTTGACACACCAAAACAGGAACAAATTTTTCAAATACGAAGTTATGAAGGTGCTACTGAAAAGCTCTATCATAAAAAGGTAGAGATGTTTAATGAAGGAGGAGAAGTTGCATTATTCAATGATCTTGACTTTAATGCTGTGTTTTTTGGAGAAGTTTTGGCCGGAGCTAATATGCCCAACCTTATCTACATGACTTCGTTTAAAAACATTGAAACAAATAAAAAACTCTGGGAAAAATTTGGTGCACATCCTAAATGGGAGGAATTAAAAAATAATAAGGAGTATGCCAATACGGTTTCTCATATCGACAATTGGTTGTGCCATCCAACCGCTTACTCCGATTTTTAA
- a CDS encoding (2Fe-2S) ferredoxin domain-containing protein has product MTKIKSLADLRKMKEEAQSKIKLRENSANPEEVVQIKVGMATCGIASGAKETMKFFVEQLEQEAIDAVVTQTGCMGYCYAEPTVEVKLPGKEPVVYGHVKKEKAREIIDSYIKRGELVDGIIPVSFKTIDD; this is encoded by the coding sequence ATGACTAAAATTAAATCACTGGCTGATCTTCGGAAGATGAAAGAAGAAGCTCAGTCGAAAATCAAACTCCGGGAAAACAGTGCAAATCCCGAGGAGGTTGTCCAAATTAAAGTAGGTATGGCTACATGTGGTATTGCATCCGGGGCCAAAGAAACCATGAAGTTCTTTGTTGAACAATTGGAACAGGAAGCCATTGACGCAGTGGTTACACAAACAGGCTGCATGGGTTATTGTTATGCAGAACCAACAGTTGAGGTAAAATTGCCGGGAAAAGAACCGGTTGTTTACGGACATGTTAAAAAAGAAAAGGCTCGCGAAATTATCGATTCATACATTAAACGCGGCGAGCTGGTTGATGGAATTATTCCGGTTAGCTTTAAAACCATAGACGACTAA
- a CDS encoding ATP-binding protein, which translates to MRTLSEHILDVVQNSVGAKATLIEIIVEEDKKNDLCSLTIKDNGCGMSSENLAKATDPFFTSRTTRKVGLGLPLLKQNAEAAGGSFTLESELNVGTVLTATFQLTNIDKPPLGDIWETLYLLFLSYENGELVYRHKTEKGEFSLSSDELKEVLGDVSYQQKEIRDGILELIKTNLEEIEATK; encoded by the coding sequence ATGAGAACCTTGTCCGAACATATACTAGATGTTGTACAAAACTCTGTTGGTGCAAAAGCTACGTTGATTGAAATCATAGTTGAGGAAGATAAAAAAAATGACCTTTGTTCATTGACTATAAAGGATAACGGCTGCGGAATGAGCAGTGAAAATCTGGCAAAAGCAACTGATCCGTTCTTTACATCGCGAACCACCCGAAAAGTGGGGCTGGGACTTCCGTTATTAAAACAAAATGCAGAAGCCGCTGGAGGAAGTTTTACCTTGGAATCGGAGCTGAATGTTGGAACAGTTTTAACTGCAACATTTCAACTGACCAATATTGATAAACCTCCGTTGGGTGATATATGGGAAACGTTGTACCTATTGTTTTTAAGCTATGAGAATGGGGAACTTGTTTACCGGCATAAAACAGAAAAAGGGGAGTTTAGTTTAAGTTCGGATGAACTTAAAGAGGTACTTGGCGATGTTTCGTATCAGCAAAAAGAAATACGGGATGGAATTTTAGAATTGATAAAAACGAATTTAGAAGAAATAGAAGCGACTAAATAA
- a CDS encoding aldo/keto reductase translates to MSVILNKKEGMQYRRFGKTEKLLSTITLGGMRFKHVWDDPRREIPKDTLEECLRTVKLAFDSGINHIETAWGYTKSETVYGKVLNEELAIPRTSYHLMTKGNPMTADATFEMVENQLRDLQTDYFDFYGWHGINTPDLLEQSCKKGGPVEALLKLKEEGIIKHVGFSTHGPMEVIVRAIETGLFEFVNLHYYYFNQRNLAAVQLAEVSDMGVFIISPNDKGGQLFKAPEKVKDATYPLTPIQWNARFCLNNPAIHTLSFGITEKEHFEEMRGIFPTTSPWSQADYETKLKLDSFLFDDPYAVYDGFDMQNDPSGINIPEVLRLRRLWKSYDMIDFAKYRYKTFKEKSHWFPGELPTHSNLDKIDKAKIPAHIPLKELLAETHRELYQPEYKLAKN, encoded by the coding sequence ATGTCCGTTATTCTGAATAAAAAAGAGGGAATGCAATACCGCAGGTTTGGCAAAACTGAAAAACTTTTAAGCACCATCACACTTGGCGGAATGCGTTTTAAACATGTATGGGACGATCCCCGACGTGAAATCCCTAAAGACACTTTAGAAGAATGTTTGCGTACGGTTAAACTTGCATTCGATTCGGGCATTAACCATATTGAAACGGCGTGGGGATACACAAAAAGCGAGACTGTTTATGGCAAAGTTTTGAATGAAGAATTAGCTATTCCGCGTACATCGTACCATTTAATGACTAAGGGCAATCCGATGACAGCCGATGCCACTTTTGAAATGGTGGAAAATCAGCTACGCGACTTGCAAACTGATTACTTCGATTTTTATGGCTGGCACGGAATCAATACTCCGGACCTGCTGGAACAGAGTTGCAAAAAAGGCGGACCGGTTGAAGCTTTGTTGAAACTAAAAGAAGAAGGCATTATAAAACACGTTGGTTTTAGCACCCACGGGCCAATGGAAGTTATTGTGCGTGCTATTGAAACCGGTTTATTCGAATTTGTGAATTTACATTATTACTATTTCAATCAACGAAACCTGGCAGCTGTGCAATTGGCGGAAGTGAGTGATATGGGAGTGTTTATTATCTCGCCAAACGACAAAGGCGGACAACTTTTTAAAGCGCCGGAAAAAGTAAAAGATGCCACATATCCGTTAACACCAATTCAATGGAATGCGCGTTTTTGTTTGAACAATCCGGCCATTCACACCCTCTCATTTGGTATTACGGAAAAAGAACATTTCGAGGAAATGAGAGGTATTTTTCCAACCACATCGCCATGGAGTCAGGCTGATTACGAAACTAAACTAAAACTGGATAGCTTTCTATTTGATGATCCGTATGCTGTTTATGATGGTTTTGACATGCAAAACGATCCATCGGGAATTAATATTCCAGAGGTGTTGCGTTTGCGCCGGCTATGGAAATCGTATGATATGATTGATTTCGCCAAATACAGATACAAAACGTTTAAAGAAAAAAGTCATTGGTTTCCGGGAGAATTACCAACACATTCAAACCTGGATAAAATTGACAAGGCAAAAATACCTGCCCACATCCCTTTAAAAGAGCTTCTGGCAGAAACTCACCGCGAATTGTATCAACCCGAATATAAATTGGCTAAAAATTAA
- a CDS encoding alpha/beta hydrolase → MLYNKVFPHKSSDTWVVFVHGAGGSNVVWFRQLREFKKHFNVLLVDLRGHGKSKKEYTKEEIYAFDEIALDVIRTMDHLKIEKAHLVGISLGCIVIRAMDKLAPGRAESIILGGAVVQFNSRINALVSVAKLLQSIFPYMWLYRINAWILIPYKKDIASRKLFIREAIRLGEREFKKWLRMSTEIKDNLQEFLIKEASAPVLYIMGDRDHMFLPMVSNLVQKHFNSKLEIIKNSGHVCNIDQPDAFNERSIQFIKSLSS, encoded by the coding sequence ATGCTGTATAACAAAGTATTTCCACATAAGTCGTCTGATACCTGGGTAGTGTTTGTACACGGTGCCGGAGGAAGTAATGTGGTATGGTTCAGACAGCTGCGCGAATTCAAAAAGCACTTCAATGTACTTTTGGTTGATTTGCGCGGGCATGGAAAATCGAAAAAAGAATACACCAAGGAAGAAATTTATGCCTTTGATGAAATTGCTTTAGATGTTATCCGTACAATGGATCACCTGAAAATTGAGAAAGCGCATTTGGTAGGCATTTCGTTGGGTTGCATCGTTATTCGCGCCATGGATAAACTTGCTCCGGGCAGGGCTGAATCCATTATTCTTGGTGGTGCGGTTGTTCAGTTTAATTCGCGTATTAACGCGCTGGTTTCGGTTGCCAAATTACTGCAATCCATCTTCCCTTACATGTGGTTGTATAGAATTAATGCCTGGATTTTAATCCCGTATAAGAAGGACATCGCATCACGTAAATTATTTATTAGGGAAGCAATCCGCCTGGGAGAACGCGAGTTTAAAAAATGGCTGCGCATGTCTACCGAAATAAAAGATAATCTTCAGGAATTCCTTATAAAAGAAGCGTCGGCTCCGGTACTTTATATTATGGGTGATCGCGACCACATGTTTTTACCGATGGTTTCGAACCTGGTTCAGAAACATTTCAACTCCAAACTCGAGATTATTAAAAACAGCGGGCACGTATGTAATATCGATCAACCCGATGCCTTTAACGAACGGAGCATACAATTTATTAAAAGCCTGTCTTCTTAA
- a CDS encoding NADH-dependent [FeFe] hydrogenase, group A6 has translation MDTVNLTIDNKPVVVKSGTTILEAAAGVGLHIPTLCHMKLDDLNIENKPGGCRICVVEVEGRRNLAPACCTDVSEGMQINTHSMRVINARRTVMELILSDHPFDCLICAKSGNCDLQDMAHNLGIREIHYKGEQSTYREDTSPAIIREVDKCIMCRRCETMCNEVQTVGVLSAINRGFESVVSPAFEMNLDHSVCTYCGQCVAVCPTGALTEVDETGKVIRALSDPTKTVIVQTAPAVRAALGEEFGMEAGSLVTGKMVTALRRLGFDHVFDTDFAADLTIMEEGTELLNRLGKHLAGDKDVKLPILTSCCPAWVKFFEHQFPEMKDIPSTARSPQQMFGAIAKTYFADQLGIKREDLVVVSIMPCVAKKYECGRDEFKTNDNPDVDHAITTRELAALIKLSNIDFTALPNEDFDNPLGESTGAGVIFGTTGGVIEAAVRTAYEVHTKKELPRLDFDELRGMEGIRQATIDFDGLPIKIGIAHGLGNARKLLEDIQAGKSEFHAIEIMSCPGGCIGGGGQPYHHGDAAVLKKRQAALYLEDKNKTLRKSHENPHIIELYEKFLGEPMSEKAHHLLHTEYFDRT, from the coding sequence ATGGATACAGTAAATCTTACAATAGATAATAAACCCGTTGTGGTAAAATCAGGTACCACAATTCTTGAAGCGGCAGCAGGTGTTGGGTTGCATATTCCAACGCTTTGCCACATGAAACTCGATGACCTCAACATTGAAAACAAACCCGGTGGTTGCCGTATTTGTGTTGTTGAAGTAGAAGGCCGGAGAAACCTGGCACCGGCATGTTGTACCGATGTGAGCGAAGGAATGCAAATTAATACGCACTCTATGCGTGTGATCAATGCAAGGAGAACAGTTATGGAGTTGATTCTTTCTGATCATCCTTTCGACTGTTTGATTTGTGCCAAATCGGGCAATTGCGACTTGCAGGATATGGCCCACAATCTCGGCATCCGCGAAATTCATTATAAAGGAGAACAATCAACTTACCGCGAAGATACTTCGCCGGCAATTATTCGCGAGGTAGATAAATGTATTATGTGCCGCCGCTGCGAAACCATGTGCAACGAAGTGCAAACCGTTGGCGTTTTGTCAGCCATCAATCGTGGTTTTGAATCAGTAGTATCACCAGCGTTCGAAATGAATTTGGACCATTCGGTGTGTACCTATTGCGGCCAGTGCGTGGCAGTTTGTCCAACCGGAGCATTAACCGAAGTTGATGAAACCGGGAAAGTAATCCGTGCACTTTCTGATCCTACAAAAACTGTAATCGTTCAAACTGCTCCGGCTGTGCGTGCAGCATTGGGCGAGGAGTTTGGAATGGAAGCAGGTTCGTTAGTGACGGGAAAGATGGTAACAGCCTTGCGTCGTCTTGGTTTCGATCATGTTTTTGACACCGATTTTGCCGCCGACCTTACCATTATGGAAGAAGGTACAGAACTACTGAATAGATTGGGAAAACATCTGGCAGGTGATAAAGATGTAAAACTTCCTATTCTTACTTCGTGTTGTCCGGCCTGGGTGAAATTCTTTGAGCACCAATTCCCTGAAATGAAGGATATTCCTTCAACAGCACGGTCGCCACAGCAAATGTTTGGTGCAATTGCCAAAACCTATTTTGCCGATCAGTTGGGAATTAAGCGCGAAGATTTGGTTGTTGTTTCGATAATGCCATGTGTAGCTAAAAAATACGAGTGTGGCCGCGACGAGTTTAAAACCAATGATAATCCGGATGTTGATCATGCAATTACAACCCGCGAGCTGGCAGCTTTGATCAAACTCTCGAATATTGATTTTACCGCACTGCCAAACGAAGATTTTGATAATCCTTTGGGAGAATCAACAGGAGCAGGTGTAATTTTTGGAACAACAGGTGGAGTAATTGAGGCAGCAGTTCGTACGGCGTATGAAGTTCACACGAAAAAAGAATTACCTCGTCTTGATTTTGATGAACTGCGCGGTATGGAAGGAATCAGGCAGGCAACAATAGATTTTGATGGTTTACCAATAAAAATCGGAATTGCACATGGTTTGGGTAATGCACGCAAATTGCTTGAAGATATACAAGCCGGTAAAAGCGAATTTCATGCCATTGAAATTATGAGCTGCCCCGGTGGTTGTATTGGTGGTGGTGGACAGCCTTATCACCACGGCGATGCAGCAGTTTTGAAAAAACGACAAGCAGCCCTGTATCTGGAAGACAAGAATAAGACCTTGCGCAAGTCGCACGAGAATCCACATATTATTGAGTTGTATGAAAAGTTCCTGGGTGAACCGATGAGTGAAAAAGCACATCATTTGTTACACACCGAATATTTCGACAGGACCTAG